In a single window of the Elaeis guineensis isolate ETL-2024a chromosome 6, EG11, whole genome shotgun sequence genome:
- the LOC105046409 gene encoding LOW QUALITY PROTEIN: uncharacterized protein (The sequence of the model RefSeq protein was modified relative to this genomic sequence to represent the inferred CDS: inserted 2 bases in 1 codon): MGIRDSWCACSISLSGVPVRTLXREMMAMMGSQPILFSGRSADQRTAVIGGAGGGGGARGGRDGGAGVLPLPLPLRWPKKITSGSNPLVKHCVKIRLSSSYRHSYGSVLVVGLTPILEICGFQKLKDDESSVLDCLLLLDGAEIPQEICDPSTSVVHVSPIVMKKLSGMQSIDSVEAIALMKIPERFRELNGDPEEMIYQNWFPSPNRILVLDGIQDPGNLGTLIRSAVAFKWDGVFLLPGCCDPFNEKALRAARGASFQLPVVSGNWSHLKVLKTKFKMKMLAGHPANVSDGSFQTSSLSREFADALADLPLCLVLGSEGHGLSEQTVQASELVSIPMEGTFESLNVSVAGGIFLFMLQPENLKLL, translated from the exons ATGGGGATCCGCGATAGTTGGTGCGCTTGCTCCATTAGTCTGTCCGGAGTCCCGGTTCGAACCCT GAGGGAGATGATGGCGATGATGGGCTCTCAGCCTATTCTCTTCTCTGGCCGCTCCGCCGACCAACGAACAGCCGTAATCGGCGGTGCTGGCGGCGGAGGAGGAGCACGAGGAGGAAGAGACGGTGGTGCCGGAGTGCTGCCCCTGCCCCTGCCCCTGCGATGGCCGAAGAAGATAACGAGCGGTTCCAATCCCTTGGTGAAGCACTGCGTGAAGATCCGCCTCAGCTCCTCCTATCGCCACTCCTACGGCTCGGTCCTCGTTGTCGGCCTCACCCCCATCTT GGAGATATGCGGCTTTCAAAAATTGAAGGATGATGAATCCTCTGTACTGGATTGTTTGCTTTTGCTAGATGGTGCAGAGATTCCGCAAGAAATCTGTGACCCCTCTACTTCGGTCGTGCATGTCAGCCCAATCGTGATGAAAAAATTGTCTGGCATGCAATCTATTGATTCTGTCGAAGCAATTGCCCTCATGAAGATCCCTGAAAGATTTCGTGAACTGAATGGAGATCCAGAAGAAATGATTTACCAAAATTGGTTTCCTTCGCCTAACCGGATATTAGTCCTTGATGGGATCCAG GACCCTGGTAATCTTGGCACACTGATAAGATCAGCTGTGGCTTTCAAATGG GATGGCGTCTTTCTGCTTCCTGGGTGCTGTGATCCTTTCAATGAGAAAGCCCTACGAGCAGCCCGAGGAGCTTCTTTTCAGCTCCCTGTTGTTTCTGGCAATTGGTCTCATCTTAAGGTTTTGAAAACCAAATTTAAAATGAAGATGTTAGCTGGCCATCCTGCGAATGTTAGTGATGGATCATTTCAAACTTCCTCACTATCTCGAGAATTTGCTGATGCATTGGCAGATTTGCCTCTTTGCTTGGTGTTAGGCAGTGAGGGGCATGGCCTTTCTGAGCAAACTGTTCAAGCCAGTGAGCTAGTAAGCATTCCCATGGAAGGCACCTTTGAGTCTCTTAATGTTTCAGTTGCAGGAGGGATTTTTTTGTTCATGCTACAGCCTGAAAACCTAAAATTGCTATAA
- the LOC105046408 gene encoding LOW QUALITY PROTEIN: magnesium transporter MRS2-11, chloroplastic (The sequence of the model RefSeq protein was modified relative to this genomic sequence to represent the inferred CDS: inserted 1 base in 1 codon) — MMAAAASSSSSSFLLLFLHLPPIVHHHRPPFFSLPALNAVHSSRFSSFQCNKRSRRKTTIPVPIAVVPGRSRSRSLAEGKGGDGEAIVQEEFVEPEQTGFHSDGLENGASDAATHSSPARSWQQRSAVSTETISLGIREPVYEVIEVKSDGRISTKKINRRQLLKSSGLRPRDVRSVDPSLWLTNSMPSLLVREQAILLNLGTLRAIAMHERVLXFDYNRCQGGKAFLKALLPRLNPKNINGGPDMPFELEVVEAALLSRIQRLEQKLMDVEPRVVALLEVLPNRLTADVLEELRLAKQTLVELGSRAGALKQMLLDLLEDPHEIRRICVMGRNCTVRRGNNDLECSLPLEKKIAEEEEEEIEMLLENYLQRCESCHGHAEKLLDSAKEMEDSIAVNLSSRRLEVSRVELLLQVGTFCVAVGALVAGIFGMNLKSYLEEHVFAFWLTTAGIIVGAVAAFFIMYSYLRARRIF; from the exons ATGATGGCTGCTGctgcttcttcctcctcttcttctttcctcctcctcttccttcatTTGCCTCCAATCGTCCACCACCACCGCCCTCCTTTCTTCTCCCTCCCCGCTTTAAACGCTGTTCACTCCTCTCGGTTTTCGTCCTTCCAATGCAACAAAAGATCAAGAAGGAAGACAACAATCCCCGTCCCTATAGCTGTCGTCCCGGGGCGGTCGAGGTCGAGATCGTTGGCGGAGGGGAAGGGGGGTGACGGAGAGGCTATTGTCCAAGAGGAATTTGTTGAACCCGAGCAGACGGGGTTTCACTCCGATGGCCTCGAGAATGGTGCGAGTGATGCAGCCACTCACAGTTCTCCTGCCCGATCTTGGCAGCAGAGGAGCGCAGTCTCTACGGAGACAATTTCTCTTGGCATCAGAGAACCTGTTTATGAG GTGATAGAAGTAAAATCTGATGGAAGAATCTCTACAAAAAAGATTAACAGGCGACAATTGTTGAAGTCAAGTG GTCTTCGCCCTAGAGATGTTAGAAGTGTTGACCCATCATTATGGTTGACAAATTCAATGCCTTCTTTGCTG GTACGTGAGCAGGCTATTTTGTTAAACCTTGGCACCTTAAGAGCAATTGCAATGCATGAACGAGTCT TATTTGATTATAATCGGTGC CAAGGAGGTAAAGCCTTTCTGAAGGCATTGTTGCCTCGCTTAAATCCTAAAAACATCAATGGAGGACCTGACATGCCTTTTGAACTTGAG GTTGTTGAAGCTGCATTGCTTTCTCGAATACAACGTTTGGAACAAAAGTTAATGGATGTAGAACCTCGT GTGGTTGCATTACTTGAAGTTCTGCCCAATCGGTTGACCGCTGATGTGTTGGAGGAGCTTCGTCTTGCTAAACAGACCTTG GTTGAATTGGGATCACGAGCAGGGGCTCTCAAACAGATGCTGCTTGATCTGCTAGAGGACCCACATGAAATTCGCCGCATTTGTGTAATGGGACGAAACTGTACAGTGCGGAGAGGGAACAATGATTTGGAATGCTCCCTTCCCTTAGAAAAGAAAATTGCTGAAG aagaagaggaagagatcgAAATGCTTTTGGAGAATTACCTTCAAAG ATGTGAATCTTGCCATGGTCATGCAGAAAAGTTACTTGACTCTGCAAAGGAAATGGAAGACTCGATTGCTGTGAATTTAAG CTCCCGCCGGCTTGAGGTTAGTAGAGTCGAGCTGCTTCTTCAGGTTGGGACATTTTGTGTTGCTGTTGGTGCTTTAGTAGCAG GAATATTTGGGATGAACCTGAAATCATACCTTGAGGAACATGTG TTTGCGTTTTGGCTGACAACAGCAGGAATAATAGTTGGTGCAGTCGCTGcatttttcatcatgtattcttATCTGAGGGCAAGAAGAATATTTTAG
- the LOC105046407 gene encoding LOW QUALITY PROTEIN: probable glycosyltransferase At5g03795 (The sequence of the model RefSeq protein was modified relative to this genomic sequence to represent the inferred CDS: inserted 1 base in 1 codon) — protein sequence MRNLSSHPPPPPPPSCFHGYSTKSVVLCILVPLVLVSLGLFALDSRDYASWFSSYPPSSTVEARGSGGVLLASSSTSFGGGSNGSDEELVEFQEEVNTSEHGFYSSLPPMGALSPAPEPAAVVLHNISNTRRERRKDIKLERLELGLARARAAIREDVQNSNRPALADKDYVPIGPAYRNAYAFHRSYLEMEKLLKVYVYGEGEPPIFHDGPCLSIYSTEGLFINSMDMENRLRTRDPDRAHVFFLPFSVVRMVQHIYQRDRRDMSPLRRTVRDYIDVISXKYPYWNRSLGADHFMLSCHDWGPYASGGHSHLFFNSIRVLCNANTSEGFNPLKDVSLPEMNMRSAVVNVGGPSASGRPILAFFAGGNHGPVRPVLIKHWKDKDKDIQVHEYLPQGVSYIDLMKKSKFCLCPSGYEVASPRIMEAIYLECVPVTINDHYVLPLSDVLNWKAFSVQVSVEDIPNLKNILMSISPRQYIRMQRRVKIVQRHFMLNSPPKRFDLYHMLLHSVWLRRLNVHIHPQD from the exons ATGAGAAACCTTTcttctcatcctcctcctcctcctcccccatcATGTTTCCATGGGTATAGCACAAAGTCTGTGGTATTGTGTATATTAGTTCCTTTGGTGTTGGTTTCTCTGGGGCTTTTTGCCTTGGATTCTAGGGATTATGCCTCTTGGTTCTCCTCTTATCCTCCTTCCTCGACTGTGGAAGCAAGGGGAAGTGGTGGTGTTCTCTTGGCTTCTTCGTCTACCTCTTTCGGAGGTGGTTCTAATGGAAGTGATGAGGAGCTCGTCGAATTCCAGGAGGAAGTTAATACTTCTGAGCACGGTTTTTACTCTTCTCTTCCGCCCATGGGAGCTCTGAGCCCAGCGCCGGAGCCG GCAGCAGTAGTCCTCCATAATATAAGCAATACtagaagagaaaggagaaaagATATAAAGCTGGAGAGGCTCGAACTTGGTCTCGCAAGAGCTCGCGCTGCGATCAGAGAAGATGTTCAAAATTCAAACCGTCCAGCATTAGCGGACAAAGATTATGTTCCGATAGGCCCAGCATACAGGAATGCGTATGCATTTCATAG GAGTTATTTGGAAATGGAGAAGTTGCTCAAGGTGTATGTTTATGGAGAAGGTGAGCCACCAATATTCCATGATGGCCCCTGCTTGAGCATATATTCTACAGAGGGATTGTTCATAAATAGCATGGATATGGAAAACAGGCTGAGAACCAGAGATCCTGACCGAGCTCATGTGTTCTTCCTTCCATTCAGTGTCGTAAGGATGGTTCAACACATTTACCAGCGCGATCGCCGTGATATGAGTCCCTTGAGACGAACAGTCCGAGATTATATTGATGTCATTT AGAAATACCCATACTGGAATAGAAGTCTTGGTGCAGATCATTTCATGCTTTCCTGCCATGACTGG GGGCCTTATGCTTCTGGTGGCCATTCTCATCTATTTTTCAACTCCATTCGCGTCTTGTGCAATGCAAACACGTCGGAGGGGTTCAACCCTTTGAAAGATGTTTCTCTTCCGGAGATGAACATGAGATCTGCTGTCGTTAATGTTGGTGGACCATCTGCTTCAGGTCGTCCGATCCTTGCATTCTTCGCCGGAGGAAATCATGGGCCTGTTCGGCCTGTGCTAATAAAGCACTGGAAGGACAAAGACAAGGATATACAAGTCCATGAGTATCTCCCCCAAGGGGTTTCCTACATTGACTTGATGAAGAAGAGCAAGTTCTGCCTCTGCCCGAGTGGATATGAAGTGGCGAGCCCAAGAATCATGGAGGCAATCTATCTCGAGTGCGTGCCCGTCACGATTAACGACCATTATGTGCTGCCACTTAGTGATGTTCTTAATTGGAAGGCCTTTTCGGTCCAGGTCTCCGTCGAGGACATCCCCAACCTTAAGAACATTCTGATGAGCATATCACCGAGGCAGTATATACGAATGCAGAGGAGAGTGAAGATAGTGCAGAGGCATTTCATGTTGAATAGCCCTCCAAAGAGGTTCGACCTGTATCATATGCTCCTGCACTCGGTGTGGCTGAGGAGACTAAATGTTCACATTCATCCCCAGGATTGA